A window from Rhea pennata isolate bPtePen1 chromosome 1, bPtePen1.pri, whole genome shotgun sequence encodes these proteins:
- the IKBIP gene encoding inhibitor of nuclear factor kappa-B kinase-interacting protein isoform X2 gives MFEVKQRKRGISSSKPNEDSQKAEKDSNHGKLLNPRISNNQSFSWIDSRTAFSLVSLAICLVLTWFLFQQSSQFANMEKKYSFLQQEAEKFLDMENKVNLISEKCAKTWNLMEQLEDLQIISYIKQLQEDLYTVKTWSSSLIKKKEELQKNLTTLFHAVKSIEQNTASVAKNITLKIVTVKTDIRRISGLVSDMTALTESLQALEDKVEKGEKKTVENIGDLLTSSIDRSTKLQSLASNNERKIEQIKTALSELRSDFNKHSDRLLNLEGDRAKVLKTVTFANDLKPRMYNLKKDFAVLEPLINELTLRIGRLVEDLLQREKEIALLNDQLTNLTRVQTEIKDMKDEITKISDMNGSL, from the exons ATGTTTGAGGttaagcagaggaaaagaggtATTTCTTCTTCCAAGCCCAACGAGGATTCACAAAAGGCTGAGAAGGACAGTAATCATGGGAAGCTGCTAAATCCCAGGATCAGTAATAATCAGAGTTTCTCTTGGATAGACTCACGGACAGCCTTTAGCCTAGTTTCCCTTGCCATTTGCCTGGTGCTGACCTG GTTCCTATTTCAGCAGTCAAGTCAATTTGCTAATATGGAGAAAAAGTATAGTTTCTTACAGCAAGAAGCTGAAAAGTTTCTGGACATGGAAAATAAAGTTAACTTAATTTCTGAAAAG TGTGCAAAGACTTGGAACTTAATGGAACAGCTGGAAGAtcttcaaataatttcttacATTAAACAACTACAGGAAGATCTATATACTGTGAAAACATGGTCTAGCagcctaattaaaaaaaaagaagaactgcAGAAGAATTTAACAACCCTTTTTCATGCAGTTAAAAGTATTGAACAGAATACAGCTTCTGTAGCAAAAAATATAACTTTGAAGATTGTGACAGTAAAAACTGACATAAGGCGCATTTCAGGCCTAGTTTCAGATATGACTGCTTTGACAGAATCTTTACAAGCACTAGAAGATAAAGTagagaaaggtgaaaaaaagacagtagaAAACATAGGTGACCTGCTTACCAGTAGCATTGACCGAAGTACAAAACTACAAAGCTTGGCATccaataatgaaagaaaaattgagcAAATTAAGACAGCATTATCAGAGTTAAGGAGTGATTTTAACAAACATTCAGATAGACTTTTGAATCTTGAAGGTGACAGAGCAAAGGTTCTGAAGACAGTTACATTTGCAAATGATTTAAAACCCAGAATGTACAATCTAAAGAAGGATTTTGCTGTCTTGGAACCTTTGATAAATGAACTTACGCTGAGAATAGGAAGATTAGTTGAGGATTTATTACAACGGGagaaagaaattgctttatTGAACGACCAACTGACCAATTTAACAAGAGTTCAAACTGAGATCAAAGATATGAAGGATGAAATAACCAAGATTTCAGACATGAATGGATCACTGTGA
- the IKBIP gene encoding inhibitor of nuclear factor kappa-B kinase-interacting protein isoform X1 has protein sequence MFEVKQRKRGISSSKPNEDSQKAEKDSNHGKLLNPRISNNQSFSWIDSRTAFSLVSLAICLVLTWFLFQQSSQFANMEKKYSFLQQEAEKFLDMENKVNLISEKLESSESILREATFSISVVTEFEQEIPSLRNIIHDIQNSEQTFSIKMQSINEKFQNITDSWRRSLDEMNTNTSGLKSEAKFIHSEVTSQINEADQRIKSLSERLKDSEDSTARNIRTVKRQEDDEFSRVEQQLDLHTKAVEKLEEEQNSLLAKDTDLKQKFKDYEPKIEECKSHLPTIENAIHSILRLSSELLSMEKKIEDLTTQLYTMENDMLKTVSHTMEMQKVLEGMKYDDNILKLQNKVVVLEEVLPDIEVSSNTKEITIEDHNLEND, from the exons ATGTTTGAGGttaagcagaggaaaagaggtATTTCTTCTTCCAAGCCCAACGAGGATTCACAAAAGGCTGAGAAGGACAGTAATCATGGGAAGCTGCTAAATCCCAGGATCAGTAATAATCAGAGTTTCTCTTGGATAGACTCACGGACAGCCTTTAGCCTAGTTTCCCTTGCCATTTGCCTGGTGCTGACCTG GTTCCTATTTCAGCAGTCAAGTCAATTTGCTAATATGGAGAAAAAGTATAGTTTCTTACAGCAAGAAGCTGAAAAGTTTCTGGACATGGAAAATAAAGTTAACTTAATTTCTGAAAAG CTTGAGTCTTCTGAAAGTATCCTACGTGAAGCTACCTTCTCCATTTCTGTGGTGACTGAGTTTGAGCAGGAAATACCTTCTCTTCGTAACATCATACATGATATTCAGAACAGTGAACAAACTTTCTCTATAAAGATGCAGAGCATTAATGAGAAGTTCCAAAATATTACAGATTCCTGGAGAAGAAGCTTGGATGAAATGAACACAAACACTAGTGGTTtaaaatctgaagcaaaattCATACATTCAGAAGTTACTTCCCAAATTAATGAAGCTGACCAGAGAATTAAATCCCTttctgaaagattaaaagattCAGAAGACAGTACAGCTAGAAATATTAGAACTGTAAAAAGGCAAGAAGATGATGAGTTCTCTAGAGTTGAACAGCAGTTGGATTTGCATACAAAGGCAGTTGAAAAACTAGAAGAAGAACAGAATAGCCTGTTAGCCAAAGATACAGACctgaaacagaagtttaaagACTATGAACCCAAAATTGAGGAGTGCAAGAGCCATTTGCCAACAATTGAAAATGCTATTCACTCCATCCTTAGATTGTCAAGTGAATTGCTAAGTATGGAGAAAAAGATAGAGGACTTGACAACACAGCTATATACTATGGAAAATGATATGTTGAAAACTGTCTCTCATACAATGGAGATGCAAAAGGTTCTTGAAGGCATGAAGTATGATGACAACATActgaaacttcaaaataaagtaGTGGTTTTAGAAGAAGTACTACCTGACATAGAAGTATcttcaaatacaaaagaaatcaCTATTGAAGACCATAACTTAGAAAATGATTAG